The following proteins come from a genomic window of Mariniflexile sp. TRM1-10:
- a CDS encoding TM0106 family RecB-like putative nuclease produces MRKSHNQIIFSASDLSNHIHCKHLTNLNYDVVQGLKEKPISNNRVLAVLRERGIDFENSFLVELEAKGLSIVKIDQEEPNSRQKTIEAMQQGADYIYQARLSNDKWQGWADFLIKVATPSTLGNWSYEVIDTKLSTQTRAGTILQISLYSEIIEEIQGLLPEYMHVRTPESELSYRVNDYISYLRLIKKRLDNAINTPIDTYPEPCSHCDICNWWQHCNGVRREDDHLSFIAGMGTSQIKEVKQYGITTLQAMSEIPLPIPFKPTKGSKETFTKLREQARIQNETRTAQKPRYELLELIENTGFYNLPEPSDGDIYLDFEGDPLVEPSGLEYLFGWVFQSNYYCIWVANLEEEKAALEQFIDFVFDKRKEFSGLHIYHYAPYETIALKRMMGKYAVKVNEIDILLRTKSFVDLHRVLKQSIRAGVERYSLKDLEVYHGFVREMDLRTLSKFKADFEFLLESKKFELITEEMKAAIQLYNQDDCYSTLNLHLWLEKERELLISNGKTIERPIENTAEVPESINAHLERITPIYDALMQDIPLDVNERNNEQQARFILTNMLDWYRREQKSFWWEYFRILELEADELLDEKSTLTYLQFTGQSVPDKRSFIDTYTFPSQECELKKGNKVKIANSKTSMEIIEIDDLQGFIKLKKGPSNKDIHPLTIIKDEYIDTKKKEESLILFAEWIVANGFENSLNDYKVTRDLLLNNLPNLLQPLIDTTDLVAKSIDWASKLNNSYLPIQGPPGSGKSFTGSHMVLELIKKGKKIGITALSHKVIINLLDKVQKLAINQKIDVSIIYKGSNNDETEYEWNMVKSIDPILSNISKYQVIAGTSFMWCNEKLKNNVDYLIIDEAGQFALIDTLVVSQASKNIVFLGDHQQLKQPMKGVHPDGTDVSALEHLLEGKKTISEEKGVFLEKTYRMHPSICFFDSEMFYESRLQSVDGLENQRVEGNTVFQGSGLFYKAVTHEGNTNFSLEEIEDIEKITTELTKGDVFWYDDKNVKRVLQDTDIKIITPYNSSVFELQKRIPTIEIGTVDKFQGQEAAVIIYSLASSSPEDAPRGMDFLYSPNRFNVAVSRAKAIFIMVGSPNIFEPDCKSPEQIKLANPFCRFIELAETKEV; encoded by the coding sequence ATGAGAAAGTCACATAATCAAATTATTTTTTCAGCTTCAGATTTATCCAATCATATTCATTGTAAGCACTTAACTAATCTTAATTATGATGTTGTTCAAGGCTTAAAAGAAAAGCCAATTAGTAATAACAGGGTTTTAGCTGTTTTGAGAGAAAGAGGTATTGATTTTGAAAATTCTTTTTTAGTTGAATTGGAAGCTAAAGGTCTTTCAATTGTTAAAATAGATCAGGAAGAACCAAATTCTAGGCAAAAGACTATTGAAGCTATGCAGCAGGGTGCTGACTATATCTATCAGGCAAGATTAAGTAATGATAAGTGGCAAGGTTGGGCTGATTTTTTAATAAAAGTAGCTACTCCAAGTACACTTGGAAATTGGTCTTATGAAGTTATCGATACAAAATTATCAACACAAACAAGAGCTGGTACAATTTTACAAATATCATTATATTCTGAAATAATTGAAGAAATACAAGGTTTATTGCCTGAATATATGCATGTTAGAACGCCTGAAAGTGAGCTATCTTATCGTGTAAATGATTATATTTCCTATTTAAGATTAATAAAAAAAAGATTAGATAATGCCATAAATACTCCAATTGACACCTATCCAGAACCTTGCTCACATTGTGACATATGTAATTGGTGGCAACATTGTAATGGTGTTAGAAGAGAAGATGACCATTTGAGTTTTATTGCAGGTATGGGTACTTCTCAAATCAAGGAAGTAAAACAATATGGTATTACCACGTTACAAGCAATGTCTGAAATACCTTTGCCGATTCCTTTTAAACCAACAAAAGGTTCTAAAGAGACTTTCACAAAGCTAAGAGAGCAAGCAAGAATTCAAAACGAAACAAGAACTGCTCAAAAGCCAAGATATGAGCTATTAGAGCTCATAGAAAATACTGGTTTTTATAATTTACCAGAACCCTCTGATGGTGACATATATTTAGATTTTGAAGGTGATCCATTAGTTGAACCTTCAGGTTTAGAATATCTATTTGGTTGGGTATTTCAAAGCAACTATTATTGTATTTGGGTTGCCAATTTGGAAGAAGAAAAAGCTGCATTAGAGCAGTTCATTGATTTTGTTTTTGATAAAAGAAAAGAATTTTCTGGATTGCATATTTATCATTATGCTCCTTACGAAACCATTGCCTTGAAAAGAATGATGGGTAAATATGCTGTAAAGGTAAATGAAATAGATATATTACTAAGAACGAAAAGTTTTGTTGACTTACACAGGGTTTTAAAACAATCTATAAGAGCAGGAGTTGAACGTTATTCCTTAAAAGACCTAGAAGTTTATCATGGTTTTGTTCGAGAAATGGATTTACGAACCCTGTCCAAATTTAAAGCAGATTTTGAATTTTTACTTGAGAGTAAAAAGTTTGAATTAATTACTGAAGAAATGAAAGCTGCCATTCAGCTTTACAACCAAGATGATTGCTATTCTACCTTAAATTTACATTTGTGGCTTGAAAAAGAAAGAGAATTATTAATTTCTAATGGTAAAACAATTGAAAGACCAATTGAAAATACGGCTGAGGTTCCGGAAAGTATTAATGCTCATTTAGAAAGAATTACACCCATTTATGATGCATTAATGCAAGATATTCCTCTTGATGTTAATGAACGAAACAATGAACAACAAGCAAGATTCATACTCACTAATATGCTTGATTGGTATAGAAGAGAACAAAAATCATTTTGGTGGGAATATTTTAGGATTTTGGAATTAGAAGCTGATGAATTATTAGATGAAAAATCAACTTTAACTTATTTACAGTTTACTGGTCAAAGTGTTCCTGATAAAAGAAGTTTTATCGATACTTATACTTTTCCTAGTCAAGAATGTGAATTAAAAAAAGGAAATAAAGTAAAAATTGCAAATAGTAAAACATCGATGGAAATTATTGAAATTGATGATTTACAAGGTTTTATTAAATTAAAAAAAGGTCCAAGTAATAAAGATATTCATCCTTTAACAATTATAAAAGATGAATATATCGATACAAAAAAGAAAGAAGAGTCATTAATTCTTTTTGCAGAATGGATTGTAGCTAATGGTTTTGAAAATAGTCTAAATGATTATAAAGTTACAAGAGATTTACTATTGAATAATTTGCCAAATTTATTACAACCTTTAATTGACACTACTGATTTAGTAGCAAAAAGTATTGATTGGGCTTCTAAATTAAACAACAGTTATCTACCTATACAAGGACCACCAGGATCAGGTAAAAGTTTTACAGGAAGTCATATGGTTCTTGAACTAATTAAAAAAGGCAAGAAAATTGGAATAACGGCTTTAAGTCATAAAGTGATTATTAATCTACTTGATAAAGTTCAAAAATTAGCAATAAATCAAAAAATAGATGTTTCAATAATTTATAAAGGTTCTAATAATGACGAAACAGAATATGAGTGGAACATGGTGAAAAGTATTGATCCCATATTATCTAACATTTCTAAATATCAAGTCATTGCTGGTACAAGTTTTATGTGGTGTAATGAGAAGCTAAAAAACAATGTAGACTATTTGATAATTGATGAAGCTGGACAATTTGCATTAATTGACACTTTAGTTGTTTCACAAGCATCAAAAAACATAGTCTTTTTAGGTGACCATCAACAATTAAAACAACCTATGAAAGGAGTACATCCTGATGGTACAGATGTTTCAGCATTAGAACATTTACTTGAAGGAAAAAAAACAATTTCAGAGGAAAAAGGTGTTTTTTTAGAAAAAACTTATAGAATGCACCCGTCTATTTGTTTCTTTGATTCTGAAATGTTTTACGAGTCAAGATTGCAATCTGTTGATGGTTTAGAAAATCAAAGAGTTGAAGGCAATACTGTATTTCAAGGTTCTGGATTATTTTACAAAGCAGTAACACATGAAGGAAATACTAATTTTTCACTCGAAGAGATTGAAGATATTGAAAAAATAACAACTGAATTGACCAAAGGTGATGTGTTCTGGTATGATGATAAAAATGTTAAAAGAGTATTGCAAGATACGGACATTAAAATCATTACACCTTATAATAGTAGCGTGTTTGAATTGCAAAAAAGAATACCAACTATTGAAATCGGAACGGTTGATAAATTTCAAGGTCAAGAAGCTGCTGTAATAATATATAGTTTAGCTAGTTCATCACCTGAAGATGCTCCACGAGGAATGGATTTTTTATATAGTCCCAATCGTTTTAATGTTGCAGTATCAAGAGCTAAAGCCATTTTTATTATGGTTGGTTCACCAAATATATTTGAACCGGACTGTAAATCACCAGAACAAATTAAATTAGCTAATCCATTTTGTAGGTTTATTGAACTTGCTGAAACCAAAGAAGTATAA
- a CDS encoding HsdR family type I site-specific deoxyribonuclease — MTQFKTIAESNNFIVLDKYTKYSEVNEPPAVYQTEAALEKEFIQDLINQGYENPNLNTTQTLLANARVQLQGLNNMEFSDSEWARFVEEYLDKPSDNLIEKTRKIHENYIYDFVFDDGRIQNIYLVDKKNIARNKVQVIKQFEQKGTHANRYDVTILVNGLPLVQVELKKRGVAIREAFNQVHRYTKESLNSSNSLFKYLQVFVISNGTDSRYFANTVERNKNSFDFTMNWAKADNTLIKDLKDFTTTFFEKRTLLNVLLTYSVFDTSDTLLIMRPYQIAATERMLWKIQSSFQAKIWSKVESGGYIWHTTGSGKTLTSFKAARLATELDFIDKVFFVVDRKDLDFQTMKEYQRFSPDSVNGSDSTAGLKRNLEKDDNKIIVTTIQKLNNLMKTESDLAIYQKQVVFIFDEAHRSQFGEAQKNLNKKFKKFYQFGFTGTPIFPQNALGAETTASVFGRELHSYVITDAIRDEKVLKFKVDYNDVRPQFKSIETEIDEKKLTAAENKKAFLHPARIKEVSQYILKNFRIKTHRNQGTNKGFNAMFAVSSVDAAKCYYEELNSLQKESEKPLRIATIFSFAANEEQSAIGEIVDETFEPTALDSSAKEFLTAAINDYNTMFRTSFGVESKEFQNYYRDLAKRVKNKEIDLIIVVGMFLTGFDAPTLNTLFVDKNLRYHGLMQAFSRTNRIYDATKTFGNIITFRDLETATVDAITLFGDKNTKNVVLEKSYKEYLEGFTDIATGHARRGFIDVVNDLNEKFPNPDEIVTEKDKKEFSKLFGEYLRVENILQNYDEFTNLKAFKTIDINDAQAIQEFKEAYFVSDNDIAIMQEISLLPERTIQDYRSTYNDIRDWLRREKSGKEVEESNIDWDDVVFEIDLLKSQEINLDYILELIFEHNKKNKDKATLIEEIRRVIRASIGNRAKESLVVDFINETDLETIQDKANVIDSFFKYAQEKQKKEASELITDEDLNEEEAKRYIAVSLKREFANENGTELNTILPKMSPLNPQYLTKKQSVFQKISSFVEKFKGVGGQL, encoded by the coding sequence ATGACACAATTTAAAACCATAGCAGAATCGAACAATTTTATTGTTTTAGATAAATATACCAAGTATTCAGAGGTAAATGAACCACCTGCGGTTTATCAAACGGAGGCGGCTCTTGAAAAAGAATTTATCCAAGATTTAATCAATCAAGGGTATGAAAATCCAAACCTAAACACTACACAAACTCTATTAGCTAATGCAAGAGTGCAATTGCAAGGACTAAACAACATGGAGTTTTCAGATAGCGAATGGGCTCGTTTTGTAGAAGAGTATTTAGATAAACCAAGTGATAATCTTATTGAAAAAACAAGAAAAATTCATGAAAATTATATCTACGATTTTGTTTTTGATGATGGACGTATCCAAAACATTTACTTAGTAGATAAAAAAAATATTGCTCGTAATAAAGTTCAGGTAATTAAACAATTTGAACAAAAAGGAACACATGCCAATCGTTATGATGTGACCATTTTAGTCAACGGCTTGCCTTTGGTTCAAGTAGAATTAAAAAAACGAGGTGTAGCCATTCGTGAAGCATTTAACCAAGTACATCGCTATACCAAGGAGAGTTTAAATAGTTCGAATTCTCTTTTTAAATATTTGCAAGTTTTTGTGATTTCTAACGGAACGGATAGCCGCTATTTTGCTAACACGGTGGAACGAAACAAAAACAGTTTCGACTTTACCATGAATTGGGCAAAAGCCGACAATACATTGATCAAAGATCTTAAAGATTTTACGACAACCTTTTTTGAAAAACGCACATTATTAAACGTATTGCTAACCTATTCAGTTTTTGATACAAGTGATACTTTGCTTATTATGCGACCATATCAAATTGCAGCTACCGAAAGAATGTTATGGAAAATTCAAAGTTCATTTCAAGCTAAAATTTGGTCTAAAGTAGAAAGCGGTGGCTATATTTGGCACACAACGGGTTCCGGAAAAACATTGACTAGTTTTAAAGCAGCACGTTTGGCCACTGAATTAGATTTCATTGATAAAGTGTTTTTTGTAGTGGATCGTAAAGATTTGGACTTTCAAACTATGAAAGAATATCAACGCTTTTCACCCGATAGTGTAAATGGTTCAGATAGTACAGCAGGATTAAAGAGGAATTTAGAAAAAGACGATAATAAAATTATTGTCACAACAATTCAAAAGCTAAATAACTTGATGAAAACGGAGAGTGATTTGGCTATTTATCAAAAACAAGTCGTTTTTATTTTTGATGAAGCACACCGTTCGCAGTTTGGAGAAGCTCAAAAGAACCTAAATAAAAAGTTTAAAAAATTCTATCAATTTGGTTTTACTGGAACTCCAATTTTTCCTCAAAATGCTTTAGGTGCTGAAACTACAGCTAGTGTATTTGGTCGTGAGTTACATTCTTATGTAATAACAGATGCGATTAGAGATGAAAAAGTATTGAAATTCAAAGTAGATTACAATGATGTTCGTCCACAGTTTAAAAGCATAGAAACAGAGATTGATGAAAAGAAATTAACGGCTGCAGAAAATAAAAAAGCATTTTTACATCCTGCACGTATTAAAGAAGTTTCGCAATACATTCTTAAGAATTTTAGAATTAAAACGCATAGAAATCAAGGTACCAACAAAGGTTTTAATGCCATGTTTGCGGTGAGTAGTGTGGATGCGGCCAAATGTTATTACGAAGAATTAAATAGCCTACAAAAAGAAAGTGAAAAACCATTAAGAATAGCAACGATATTCTCTTTTGCTGCCAATGAAGAGCAAAGTGCCATTGGTGAAATTGTCGATGAAACTTTTGAACCAACTGCATTGGATAGCAGTGCTAAAGAATTTTTAACGGCAGCTATAAACGACTACAACACGATGTTCAGAACTAGTTTTGGAGTCGAAAGTAAAGAATTTCAAAACTATTATCGGGATCTTGCAAAACGTGTAAAAAATAAAGAAATTGACCTTATTATAGTTGTAGGTATGTTCCTTACTGGCTTTGATGCTCCAACATTGAATACCTTATTTGTAGACAAGAACCTGCGTTATCATGGTTTAATGCAAGCTTTTTCACGTACTAATCGTATTTATGATGCGACAAAAACCTTTGGAAATATTATTACTTTTAGAGATTTAGAAACTGCTACTGTAGATGCCATAACGTTATTTGGAGATAAAAACACTAAAAACGTAGTACTTGAAAAAAGCTATAAAGAATATTTAGAAGGTTTTACAGACATTGCAACAGGACATGCACGTAGAGGTTTCATAGATGTGGTAAATGACTTAAATGAAAAGTTCCCGAATCCCGATGAAATTGTAACGGAAAAAGATAAAAAAGAATTCTCAAAATTATTTGGAGAGTATTTACGAGTGGAAAATATCTTGCAGAATTACGATGAGTTTACCAATCTCAAAGCATTTAAAACTATTGATATAAATGATGCTCAAGCTATTCAGGAATTTAAAGAAGCCTACTTTGTATCAGACAACGATATTGCAATAATGCAAGAGATAAGTCTACTACCGGAACGAACAATTCAAGATTATCGTTCTACTTATAATGACATCCGCGATTGGTTAAGACGTGAAAAAAGTGGTAAAGAAGTTGAAGAATCCAATATTGATTGGGATGATGTTGTTTTTGAAATAGACTTACTTAAATCTCAAGAAATAAATTTGGATTATATTCTTGAATTGATTTTTGAGCATAACAAAAAAAACAAAGACAAAGCTACTTTAATAGAAGAAATCCGTAGAGTGATTCGTGCAAGTATAGGCAATAGAGCAAAAGAAAGTTTAGTGGTAGATTTTATTAATGAAACTGACTTGGAAACTATTCAAGATAAAGCAAATGTAATAGATTCATTCTTCAAATATGCTCAAGAAAAACAGAAAAAAGAAGCTTCAGAATTAATCACAGATGAAGACTTAAATGAAGAAGAAGCAAAACGATACATTGCTGTATCTTTAAAACGAGAATTTGCAAATGAAAACGGGACGGAACTCAATACCATTTTACCTAAAATGAGCCCTTTAAATCCTCAGTATTTAACAAAAAAGCAAAGTGTTTTTCAAAAAATTTCTTCATTTGTCGAAAAGTTCAAAGGTGTTGGAGGTCAATTATAA
- a CDS encoding SOS response-associated peptidase, with product MCFHTSTTHKVNRLEEHFKVTLNNENVRPIFDTPNYHLNGFAHPNMLVIPQEKWDVLAPGVWGIVPSNKNSQEIKAYYKEAVKYGGGLNAQSEKLFQHYLYRESAMTRRCIIPVTGFFEPHEHNKKKYPFHIRQKDKEPLALAGIYSVIDTYITFTILTKAASPLFEKIHNLKKRQPVILNDVNTQNWLSSDLNQEDIKDIIHTVYPESKLEAYTVSKELFSPKVDSNIETIINRVDYSELSEVF from the coding sequence ATGTGTTTTCATACCAGTACTACCCACAAGGTTAATAGATTGGAAGAACATTTTAAGGTCACATTGAACAATGAAAATGTTAGACCCATTTTTGATACACCAAATTACCACTTAAACGGTTTTGCACATCCCAATATGTTGGTCATACCCCAGGAGAAATGGGATGTTTTGGCACCAGGGGTTTGGGGCATCGTACCCTCCAATAAAAACAGCCAGGAAATTAAGGCGTATTATAAAGAGGCTGTAAAATATGGGGGTGGTTTAAACGCGCAATCCGAGAAACTGTTCCAGCATTATCTATACAGGGAATCTGCTATGACCAGACGTTGCATCATTCCTGTTACAGGGTTTTTTGAACCCCATGAACATAACAAAAAGAAATATCCATTTCACATACGCCAAAAAGATAAGGAACCTTTGGCATTGGCTGGTATTTACTCGGTAATAGACACCTATATCACCTTTACCATTTTAACCAAGGCAGCTTCGCCTTTATTCGAAAAAATTCACAACCTTAAAAAGAGGCAACCGGTCATCCTTAATGACGTCAACACACAAAATTGGTTGTCAAGTGATTTAAATCAAGAGGATATCAAAGACATTATACATACCGTTTATCCTGAATCAAAATTGGAAGCTTATACCGTTAGTAAGGAGCTGTTTAGCCCCAAAGTGGATAGCAATATTGAAACGATAATCAATAGGGTAGATTATTCTGAACTGAGTGAAGTTTTCTGA